GAAACAAAATTAAATGTCCTTAAACAAATATCCGGGGAATTCTCCAGGGACGAAACCATCTGGGCAAGCGGATATTTAGCCGGTCTTGCAGGAACTCCTGTGATGGCTACGCTACCACCAATCCATACATACCAGCCAGACCCCATCACTACAAGGAAAATAACCCTGGCATATGGTACGGAAACGGGAAACAGTAAAAAGCTGGCAACAGGACTTGCAGGGATTATCAAGAAAAAAGGAATTCAGGTCAAATTAGCTGATCTCTCCCAATATAAGCCTAAAGACCTTGGTAAAGAAGACTATTTCTTTGTGATCATCAGTACGCAAGGAGAAGGAGATCCACCTGTTCTGGCAAAAAAATTCTATGATTATATCCATGAAAATGAAATCAATCTCAGCAATCTTAAGTTCGGGGTTCTGGCATTGGGAGACAGCAGTTATCCTTTATTCTGTAAAACAGGAGAAGACGTGGATTACCGTTTTGAGCTATTGGGAGCAAAACGTATTGTTCCTTTAAAAAAATGTGATATTGATTATGAAAGCGAAGCCGGAACCTGGATAGAACATGTTTTTGAAGCTGTACAAAAAGCATCAGAAGGAAGTTTAAAAAATGCTTCAGCTCCAAAACAACCTTCCGGCCGAAGAAAATATAAGGGAAAAATATCTGCAATCATCAACCTCAACGACATCACTTCAGAAAAAGAAACCTATCATATTGAGATTGAAACCGAAGAAACCCTTAATTATCAACCGGGTGCAGCTTTAGGGATTATGCCTTTTAATTCACAGGAAGCAGTGGACGAGATCATCCGGCTTACCGGAATCAATTCCCAAAAGCAGATACAAACTACAAAGCTTACAGCCAGCGTGCAGGAGCTTTTGCATAAACACCTTAATATAAGTTATTTATTAAAGTCTGTCGTTGCACAATATGCCAAGATCACTGGTCATTCAATTCCGGATGTCCGTTTAGGTCTTTTGGATCTTCTAAGGATCTATCCGGTAAAGGGACCTGATGAGTTTGAGCAGGTTATTAAGATACTGACAGGACAATCCCCACGTCTGTATTCTGTTTCTTCTTCACTGGAAGCGCATGGTGATACTGAAATTCATATTACGGTAGCGAAATCAGAATTTTTCATTGATGACCAGAAGCAAAATGGTTTATGCAGTGGTTATTTAAGTCAATTTAAGGAAGGCGAAGAGCTTGAATTTTATATCCAGGAGGCAGGACACTTCAAACTGCCTGAACCGGAAAAAGATATCATTATGATAGGACCCGGCACCGGGATTGCGCCTTTCAGATCGTTTCTTTGGGAACGGGATGCCACGGGAGCAGAAGGGAGAAACTGGTTATTTTTCGGGGACAGAAATTTCATTTCAGATTTCCTCTACCAATCGGAACTGATTGATTTCCTGAAAACAGGAACATTAACGCATCTGGATACCGCATTCTCAAGGGATACTGTTGAAAAAATTTATGTCCAGCATAAACTGAAACAAAAAGCACAGGAGGTATTTTACTGGCTGGAAGGGGGAGCATCCGTCTACGTTTGCGGAACCAAAGACCCGATGAGCCGTGATGTAGAAGAAACTCTTCTGGATATCATACAGGATGAAGGACGACGTAGCAGAACCGAAGCAGTAAGCTATCTCGAGGAAATGGAACTTAGTGGCAGGTACGCGAAAGATGTTTATTAAAATCTGCCGGAAATAATCACCAATTAAAAGAAAATAATAATGAGCAATAAAGATAACCTTTCGCCGGTAGAAAGAATAAAAACCGGAAGCAACGGACTCAGAGGTACTTTAAAGGAAAGTCTTGCGGATGATTTCACAGGATCTATAAGAGAAGACGACCAGACCCTTATCAAATTCCATGGAATGTACCAGCAGGATGACAGGGACAGAAGGGAAGAACGCGTAAGCAAGAAACTGGAGTGGTTGTATTCATATATGATCAGACTGAGACTACCCGGTGGTTTTTTAACCCCGGAACAATGGGTCGGATTGAATGGCATTGCCGAAGATCATTCTACAGGCACGATAAAAATTACAACAAGACAAACCATTCAGCTGCACGGTATTTTAAAATCACATTTAAAACCTACGATCCAGAATTTCAATATACAGCATCTCGATTCCATTGCAGCCTGCGGGGACGTGAACAGAAATGTAACCTGTACTGCGAATCCTTCGGAGTCTCCATTGCACCAGGAAGCTTATGAATTAGCCGGTAAAATCAGTGAAATGTGTCTTCCTAAAACCAAGTCCTATTATGATATCTGGATCGATGATGAATTAATAGTCGACAGGAAAGTTGAAGAAGATCCTCTGTACCAGGACAGATATCTTCCGAGAAAACTGAAAATTGGAATTGCTATTCCACCTAATAATGATGTAGATGTATTTATCAATGATATTGCACTCATCGCTATCATTGAAAACAATAAAATCGCCGGCTACAATATTGCAGCAGGAGGAGGCTTGGGTGCAACACATGGAAATGAGGCCACCTATGCACGTTTGGCTTCAGTATTAGGATTTGTGGATACCGAAGAGAAAGTATTAAAGGCGGTATATGAAATCATCACCGTACAGCGTGACTTCGGAAACAGAAGTGACAGAAAACTTTCCAGGCTAAAATATACAATCGATACAATGGGAATCGAAGGATACAGAGCGGAGGTTGAAAAAAGAACAGGCTTTGCCTTCGAACCCGCCAGGGAATTTAAGTTTGAACAAAGAAAAGACCGTTACGGCTGGACACAAAACCATGAAGGAAATTGGTTCTACACCGCATTTGTTGAACATGGAAGAGTTCTCAACACGGATAATTACCCGTTAAAATCAGGTTTATTAAAAATTGCAGAAACCGGCAAGGTTAATTTCCGCTTTACTTGTAACCAAAACCTTATTCTTGCGGATATTAAAGAAGCTGATAAACCTGAAATTGAACGTCTCCTGAAAGAATATGGTATTTCTGGGTATACAACCGGAGCCAGCGCATTGCGCAAAAACTCCGTAGCATGTGTAGCCTTAAATACATGTTCGCTGGCTTTAGCAGAAGCACAGCGTTATCTGCCTTCCCTGGTAACCAAAATAGAACCCGTACTCGAAAAATATGGCCTTTTGGA
The sequence above is drawn from the Chryseobacterium daecheongense genome and encodes:
- a CDS encoding flavodoxin domain-containing protein, producing MLSETKLNVLKQISGEFSRDETIWASGYLAGLAGTPVMATLPPIHTYQPDPITTRKITLAYGTETGNSKKLATGLAGIIKKKGIQVKLADLSQYKPKDLGKEDYFFVIISTQGEGDPPVLAKKFYDYIHENEINLSNLKFGVLALGDSSYPLFCKTGEDVDYRFELLGAKRIVPLKKCDIDYESEAGTWIEHVFEAVQKASEGSLKNASAPKQPSGRRKYKGKISAIINLNDITSEKETYHIEIETEETLNYQPGAALGIMPFNSQEAVDEIIRLTGINSQKQIQTTKLTASVQELLHKHLNISYLLKSVVAQYAKITGHSIPDVRLGLLDLLRIYPVKGPDEFEQVIKILTGQSPRLYSVSSSLEAHGDTEIHITVAKSEFFIDDQKQNGLCSGYLSQFKEGEELEFYIQEAGHFKLPEPEKDIIMIGPGTGIAPFRSFLWERDATGAEGRNWLFFGDRNFISDFLYQSELIDFLKTGTLTHLDTAFSRDTVEKIYVQHKLKQKAQEVFYWLEGGASVYVCGTKDPMSRDVEETLLDIIQDEGRRSRTEAVSYLEEMELSGRYAKDVY
- a CDS encoding NADPH-dependent assimilatory sulfite reductase hemoprotein subunit, yielding MSNKDNLSPVERIKTGSNGLRGTLKESLADDFTGSIREDDQTLIKFHGMYQQDDRDRREERVSKKLEWLYSYMIRLRLPGGFLTPEQWVGLNGIAEDHSTGTIKITTRQTIQLHGILKSHLKPTIQNFNIQHLDSIAACGDVNRNVTCTANPSESPLHQEAYELAGKISEMCLPKTKSYYDIWIDDELIVDRKVEEDPLYQDRYLPRKLKIGIAIPPNNDVDVFINDIALIAIIENNKIAGYNIAAGGGLGATHGNEATYARLASVLGFVDTEEKVLKAVYEIITVQRDFGNRSDRKLSRLKYTIDTMGIEGYRAEVEKRTGFAFEPAREFKFEQRKDRYGWTQNHEGNWFYTAFVEHGRVLNTDNYPLKSGLLKIAETGKVNFRFTCNQNLILADIKEADKPEIERLLKEYGISGYTTGASALRKNSVACVALNTCSLALAEAQRYLPSLVTKIEPVLEKYGLLEEDITIRMTGCPNGCGRSPNAEIGFVGTAYGKYNLHIGGDRLGTRLNTKFKENIGEEEIIETLDELFGIYIQDKLEEETFGDFSYRYLQNLN